In Notolabrus celidotus isolate fNotCel1 chromosome 5, fNotCel1.pri, whole genome shotgun sequence, the genomic window TTTTCACAAGATCTCAACTTTCCAGGGTTGCAAAAGCGCAAGTAAGGTcaaatgtatagtgagtggatCATTATACAAAATAGAGTCCTGATTGAGTGAGACAAAGCCTGAGCGCTGAGTGGAGGGGTCTTCATTTTAAGTTTTAGAAAGAATTTAGTCATGCAGCTAAAAGATAGTCCCTCAGAGTCATCAGTTTGTTGCATTACCATAGAAAATGTGTTATCAGCATATTTGCAGATCAATTTAATATTCATCTTAACTTTTTAGTTCATGTTAAAGTCTCAATAGCCTGCTTTACTGTCATAAATCACACTCAACTTAACATTTTAGATGTATTAGCTAATAGTTATATAAACAAACCACATTGACCCAGATGGTAACTTTATACACTCAAACAAATACTTTAGAAACCTGTGTTTTCACACAAAGCCATGAAACAGTGAGACAGGTCACTCTGCCAAGGACAAAAGAGGAGAGGCTTGTTTAAAGTTCAGTCTCGGTTCAGGAGCCACACTAGCCCAGAACTAGGACCAGGGCCACTTTAGTGTAAAAGGGGTAACTCTGGGTTTATTGTTTTGATAGTTTATTCCTTTCCCTGTCTTGTAATAATCTTATTTTCAGTCTTGTTGATGATTCTGAGGACAACTTCCCCATTTCTGCCATGCATGTCAGGTATGTTGTGCACCTGATGGCAGCAGGTGCCCTGAAAGGCTGCAGGTGTCTTTATTCAAGACAAGTCTCATCTCCACTTCTGGTTAGACTACATTAAATGCATCTCATGCTCCCGCCAGTAGATGGTGCAAGTTGGCCTTTCTAGTGTTAACAACATTAATTATCTTATTCTTGTAGTTTGCTGTAGCTATGTAATATGAGTACCAATATGGAATAGTTACAAAATGTTTCCTCGTTTTATgtggtaaaaaacaacaactggagTCTACAAATGATAGTGGGGATACCAACCACCAGCAGACTCTACAGTAGATCTCACACAAGTGGAAGCTGCAGCTTTACTTCCGCCTCACCCTCCTGCCCTGGCTTGGTTGGAGGTTGTGTCGAGCCTGCTAGCTCTACAAATGGAAAGAGGAACATGAATGGTTTGCTGTTAATTACTATGGGCTAGTTAAGTGCCTATTTGTTCTGGTCAGCCATTTGGGTCCCATCACTCAAAGCAGGGTCCATATTGATCAAGCATTCACCAACTGGATTTTGGCTGAAACTACTACAAGTGAAATGATAAAATCAGTAACATGGAAAGTGTCAGACGCATTTCAAATGTACAGAAACTCTAAAAATCACAACCAGACTGTTCTGCTTGGACTAGGTTAgcgaatattttttgttttaacagcCAAGGTGTTATTATAGATTACAGTCTAACGTCTAACGTCCAACAGTAGTTACAGTCTAACGTCCAACAGAAGTTATGTGATAATTCTATTAGATCAATGAAGGAACAATTtaatactcaactcaactcaactcaactttatttatttagcacctttcataaaaacatgcagccaaagtgcctcacagaataacagagagacagaaaacaacagcaatggtaaaatgataaaaggcaggattataaataaaatacttaaaaataaagtaaaatcaatacagtaaaattaataaaataagtaatagtggaaagaaaggctaaaaataaggtagcgttaacaagatcaaatgaatacaataaataaataattaaataagatacataaatgttaaagcaatgattaaataataatgattcaaataataatacaagtaaTAAAAATAGACCTAATGGCTCAAAAGTGATGTttgggaaaaacaaaaacaaagaaaaataatatcaattTTTGTTGTCAAGCTTACCAtaaattactattattttaaagaaataactccccctctgtttttttcataattcaatatacattacattattattattattttaattagaaGTGAAAGTAGATGTGATAAGTGGAGATAACACTCCCAGGTTTGGGCTGAGCCCCTGATGTTCACAACGCCTGGACGCCCCTGCATAAGACTGTGTCCCATTCAGCCTATGCTGCTGGTCATCACCAAAGATGGACTCTGACATTTCCTGTATTTCAAACGGTACTGGAATGCAGCATTTGGTCTAACGTGACCACGATGCATTGCGCTCGGCTGATTAAGCGGCCTCGGATCAGAGATGCGCGAGGATGAATGAAGATGGGTCATGATTGGAAGAGAGTGGTCAGTTCACTGCGCGTCGGGCAGCCAAGATGTCAGTAGCTCTGTACGGAGTTGTCCCAATATCGTCCGTCTTAAAGGagtttttctccacgtctgccACCAAAACGATGTGTTTATCATTACGTAAAAGAGCTTTGATATTTGGGAAACTGATTTATAACAATGTcaactataaatgttgattatttCGGTTACCTACCCATGATTCATTGCGGGACAAGCGATACGGGTTGATTTTGCCCTGTGGAGAGGCTGCAAGGTAAGAACACAGTCTGCTTCACTCAACAAACTCTGTAAATGACATCATGTATCATTGCTAATGTTTATGTTATGTGTGATTTTCCAGTTTTTGGTATGTCTGTAATGAGAGCTGTACTTGGGAAATAATTGCAGCCTTACTGTAaggtacagtggccctgaaggacaaattttttttacaaaagatgaaacattttaaCGAAGTTGGaggcaaatttacattttggaaaacatttttaaatgttataaggcaaggcaaggcaactttatttgtatagcgcatttcatacacaagggcaactcaatgtgttttacattaaaacattaaaagcattagaaacattcaaacaaacatacatgagcacaattaaaatgacaaatataataaagcagaaaagaaaaggaaaattagaaatgtattaatAGGAAATTCAAAtcttgcatttaaagtgagttaaaataagctaagataggaaggcagtggcaaattaaaaagtcttagtctttgatttaaaagaggtgagagttggagctgacctacagctttcagggagtttgttccagatatgtggtgcataatgactaaacgctgcttcaccatgtttcgttctgactctcaggagtgaaagcagaccagtataaaacaaacttacattagcaaaacactttttccaaggccaaaacaaatttacatttaagaaaacaaattttaaaaagatgaaacacttttacaaagttggagacaattttacaaacgacggaacacttttaccgtttctgaaacaaattaatatttattttttttacctaaagggaatgtaccaaatagcAGAAGTGATTGAGTGAGGGGTCGTTTAGTTTGTTttagatggagagaaaccaaacggaacgacatggtttacatattgggacatcctcaggtcgcagagtgaggtgtcagacccaagcagcaacctccggtctaaaaatatgagtccaatgtggaagtgctagaaactgcagttcatcgaatatccgcttgaggctggctccagaagtaccggaaaccacatacacaccaattcataaaagccGATCTTTCTAGCAGAAATAggcatgtttactgcctggcaCAAAAGacgtgtagtctggatagctcatttctccatcggcacacactgtaagggtgtcaatttttttctaaagcggcAAATTCGTAGATTTTTAGaatagtcttccaatgagaggcacagctgacttgattgacaggcgggaacactagctgttggctaggaggctcaaagcccgcctctttacgtcacaatcgctcaacagcagcaacatggctgcggatgacgattggcctcaaaacagcgcttcagaaacagatgggtgacatcacggatcctacgtccatattttatacagtttatggtcagacctcagatgaaaaagcatcatgtcacTGTAGAAGCTCTGTCATATCTCCAGAAAACCTGTATCATGTTTCAGAATCCAGATGAATGTTAGTTTGTTTCAGAAACTGTAAAAGTGTTCCaccatttgtaaaattgtctcaccgcttgtaaaagtgtttcatcttttgtaaattggtTTTCTTAAAGgataatttgttttggccttggtaaaaaaaattttgctaatgtaattttgttttataaaatgtaaaaatgtttcccaaaatgtaaatttgtctccaactttgtaaaagtgtttaatcttttgtaaatgtgttttgtccttcagagcCACCGTACTGCAAGGACCGTCAGACAAATCTCGGGGCATAACAACACCCACCTTCTCCATATCTCTGCAGTGCCCTCTGACTGTGTTACAGCTCATGGTAACACTTGTCCGCTCTTCTCCTCGCAGAGTCTCTACAGTTTGCCTTTTTGACACACCTTTTGTTGTCTCGTTTAGCTACAGTCAGCTAGCAGTGGCTAGTAGCGAGCATCACCCGCCTCTCTTCCCCGCCAGCAGAGAAGTGAAGTCAGGAAATTGTTGTTCTGTAGCCGAGTGAGCTGAGAGGTGACGGCCGACACCCTGCCAGGTAGCTTCTTATCCACATTCAGAGCAAAGTGATATCTGGAAATGATTTTATTAACGTTGGGTGTGTCAAACGTTAAATATCCAAGATGCAGCAATGtcagcctcctagcaaacatgCTAACGTCAGATAAACAGTATGTCAGAGGGTTTAATGCTGTCTGCTCTGTGATCCATAAGCACCCTCTTAAAAAGCGAAAGTAGCCTACATCCGTATTAGGCAttaagctgctgcagcagagcagtGGTTTCTGCTAGCTGGTGCTGATGCTTCCCTCCCTTCATTGTAGCATCAAAGGCGTCGTCTATATGAgctgtttatttatgtactgtTTCCTTCAATGTGAATAAATGGCGATGTCTCCTGCAGGATGAGTGGTGATGCATTGAACCCAGCTGCTGTGGCTAAGCCAGTGGATGATGTTCAGGGAGATGGACGATGGATGTCACAGGTTAGTTTCATTTTTGCTGAAATAAGAGTGAGTCACTTTGCATCGTGtatttcaactcaactcaacttaatttacataacacctttcatacataacaaccatgcagcccaaagttcttcacagaataacagagagacagaaaacaacagcattgtcaaaattataaaaggtatgattataaataagatacttaataaaatacaatcaatatAGTAAAATTGATCAAAGTAATACTGGAAAGAATAGTTAAGAATATGGTAAGGTAAGGTCTTCAGCTTGAGGACCAGACGTGGAGTAAAGTTCtataaagcaggggttctcaaactctttggagccagggaccccttacaggtgagaacattttccaaggaccccctcataactgtaacatagattaagcacatgcttactaccatttgcccTCTTTGAtacccttggaactatttgtattgcaAAACGTATCAgtctaaatacttcagacctgttccataatgataaacagataacactttaatttgagtcatgtaaataccacttgtatacttccaaacagagggtcatttcattccttgtggactcaacatgacagcatttatatcTTTCAAgttgatcttaaaagctttcagaaaattaacagtaacaagactgaCATATCCCTTCcagccactaaatggtatccTAACAATGGtatatatgatgtttttaatgacacagtacaattttataatttattagaaatgtattttaattatttcagtgatCCCTACGCTATGGTACACgaacccccaggggtcccaggaccccactttgggaaccactgctgtaCAGTGTCAAAAAATTACTCTTTCATTTAAATCACATgaaatacaatataaaataatcaataaactaCATGTGACTCCTGAAATACAAAGTAAATATGACAACTTATGCAATGCTCTGTGTCGCAAATGTCAGAAACAACTAGGCACTTATTTTCACTTAATGTGGTCATGTCCGTTGATATTATAATTCTGGTCTTCTGTCCAGACTGCGGTCGAGAAATTCATTGGCATCAGAACAGAATTGGACCCAAATCTGTGTATTCTTGGTATTAGCTCCTTATATGGTCCAAAGGCTGAACTGCTCAATATTATGTTGTATGCTGCCCGGCTTTCAATTTTGCAAGCCTGGCTTGATGCACATCCACCCACATTGTCAGTATGGTACGACAAATTATTATCTATTGTTCATTACGAGAGATTATCCCATGTACTACTAGAAACCCTTGGTGACTTTATCAAAAAGTGGTCCCCCCTCAGTGTGCATCTTGGCGACCAGTGGTTATCAATTACCTGCATTGGAATAGACTgagattttatttctttattttcttgacTTATATTAATCATGTAATACTTCAATATCTACCtaattagtgtttttttttttaacctttttgtctgttcttttttgtaatgtgcttcatgatttcatatgaaaaatgaaatgctataaaaaaattaaaataaggtagcgttaacaagatcagatgaatacagtaaataaatatataaataaataatttaataagatatatgttaaagcaatgattcaaataatagtGGTTaatataataatgcagtccagggctaaaaatgaattactccaaatgaaaagctagattaaaaggtgagtcttaagtttacttttaaaaacactcagagagctcgacgttttaatgtccagaggcagagagttccatagcttaggggcgtaaaaacagaaagctctctggccggcgcttgtgtgagacacacgaggaacatttaaaagggaagcattcaaggacctcagttattgagctggaacataaaatgacaggagatcaatgatgtatggaggagctttaaaaacaagtaaaataactttaaaatcaattctaaaagaaacatggAGCCAGagcagagttttaagaagaggcATCATGtcatcagttttctttttccttgttaaaactccggcagcagcgttttgaacaACCAGTTAAAAGGGTTTGCAGTTTGGGcagtttaaatgtttgttgCCATCTGGAGGGGCttcctattttttttaagtgtttgttttatttttaggctTATCCATGATTTTTCACAACATGTATCACACATTGGATTCAAATGTATGTATGCTCACTAAAAATGACAGAAGCCTATAGATTTTTTGGATACTTTTAGTAGTCATAATAATATTCTTCATTTCAAGCTTTAATGCTCCACATCCTCCTGTGATTGTCTGATTGTGTTTATTTCACCTACAATCTCAGTCATAATAGAAACCAGAGCTTTTTCAGGTCTGCACAATGTATGCTAACCCCACTTTGATTAAATGCATGACCTTGTTCTGTTATCTACACTTAGCTGTTTACTATGAATTAGTTCAGTCAGCAAATACACACTGAATATTGCATATTCTTTTATTCTGCAGTGATAATGGTTTATATTTGAATCTACAATATCATGAGTGTAGACCTCAGCCATTGATTCCCAAGGCCCGTGTATCTACCTAGTGGCACCTCCTGGTAGGTCTACGAAAGGTTAATCCGGCAGAGCTAATAGGACTGAGACAGTCTCCTTCACTCCAGGCTCTCTATCAGATGGGGCACCAGACATGTCTTGTCCTCCGATGAGCTTGAAGGATTTTTGCTTTTACTTAGAAAGCTAATGAGTGTAATCCCACAGCTAaaaaactcacacacaaagGTGTCCCAGCAGACTAAAATAGCTTATATAGAGCTGATTAGTTGtattgttttctgtgaatgaaaTGTGACTTTATTCTCTTGTACTGTATGTATCGAATCTTTGATTATTATGGCCTGTGTCAGAAGCTGTTGTGATGAGGCTGTGTCTTTTTACAGCACACACGATTTGTGCAGGAGTGTAAAGATGCCGAACCAGACGTGCTTTTTGTGGGAGACTCTATGGTTCAACTAATGCACCAGTACGAGGTAAGAGCAAACATTTTTACCATTGCACCTGGACAACTtacttttaaaatcactgttgctaaaaaaaaaaaaaaaaagtgccagaaaatactaaaaacaataacatcacatGCTTTTCATTCAGTATCACTGACTTATTTGATACAAAGTCAGAAGGCTTCATCTGAGAAGCAGAttttatcctctctctctctctctctttctctcttttcaggtCTGGAGGGAGTTATTCTCTCCTCTTCACGCGCTCAACTTTGGCATTGCAGGCGACACCACCTGTAACGTGATGTGGAGGCTGCAGAACGGAGAGCTAGAGAACATCCGTCCAAAAGTGAGACAGACAAGCTTAGTCTCATCTTATAAAACAGTGTGTGcgaaactgttttattttattgatcttgggtgcaaaacaaaacaaacccccATATTACCTGTATGTGCTCCACATAAACACTTACTGCATAGTAGAATTGTCACAttaccagcagcctgttgcaccagctgtgcgtaagttcaaacgtagcctagtttgaatgtCATTTCTCATTTAGGGTGGAGTTTACtttctactaacgttttgggtgttgcaccagctgagatagttccgaCAGAAGCCTATgttacaacttaattcttacacttagcttctagtaggtgtaaagtcctctgtagagtgggatgatttggaggatgaggagatacagagggttctcaCAGCTGTAGTTCGTCAGCAACGTGTTATCCGcaagagattacatcctttggaaaaatatgatcaccaagtattaacatatgttgtagttgatcattttaccacttgccactgttattatacacaccGTGGATTAAGGATTTGggctatagttatcaccttactatGGCACTTTTTTGTGTTCAGCGACAGTAGCGGCAGTAGGTggaagtttgtttcagctgtcatTCAGTTCTGAGACGATTAGGCACGAAAAATAACAATGTAACAACcactgcatcaaaattggtgctttcctctgattggctgctggaagtgagaacgtcatatctgcgacactgttttggttagtttggacgttacagtCCAGTaattaagatgaaccttacgtctccgtggtgcaaccaaacaatgaacCAACTTAAGTTACCGACTAACTAGtttacaccaagcggcaacctctaaaaatatgagtccaatgcggaagtgctaaaacctgcagttcaccaaggatccgcttgaggctggctccggaagtaccggaaaccacatacacaccaattcaaaaaagccgatctttccagcagaaataaacatgtttacagcctggtacagaagacgagtgtagtctggatagctcatttctcgatcggcacacactgtaggggaggtgaatatttttttaacaacgcaattttgaagattttgagattacgagtcttccaatgagaggcacagctgactcgattgacaggcaggagcactgtagctgttggctaggaggctcaaagtccgcctcttaacgtcacaatcactggacagcagcaatatggctaccgccgccaattggcctcaaaacagtgcttcggaaacagatgggtgacgtcatggatcctacgttcatactttatacagtctatggtttcaacgtGTGGTTTAGTGTGGACTTTGCGCCCTAACTTAGGAAACAACTTGTGCAGAGCTGGTGCAATAGGCTGCAGAATTTTATAATTAAATACAATACTAGTAAAAATCTAATGACATAGAGATGTGTATGGATACCATTTTGTATTTGATGTCAAACCTGCACAAAGTGCTGGTACAGAAAGAGTCATCAAACACAGGCCAACACTGACACAGTGTTTATAgtaatgaaagttaaaaataagagtTTTTACAAATAAGTGTCAACTAACAAAAATCCAGCAGTGTCtttcatgtttgtgcagaggTGAAGACATGTTCATACGTTCTTTTGTGTGTAACTGCTGTAACACAAGCAGAAAAAAGGCCATAGCTCTTTATTTGACtactttgttttctgttctggcgcttagtttttttttgccttgatTAACTGCagctgctctctccctctctcttgctTATATACAGGATACAGTTCTGTTGTTACAGTGCCTCTCTGTGCTCTTTTCCAGGTGGTGGTACTCTGGGTAGGCACCAACAATTATGAACACACAGCCGAGCAAGTTGCAGGAGGAATTCTCGCTATTGCTCAGATGATCACCTCCCGACTCCCCAAGGCAAAGATCATAGTCCTggtcagtatttatttatttatggtttATCTGTTAGGGACAGATACAGTGTACATAGACAAACTGAGAACAGCCACCCTATGCAGGTatcataaggtgcatttcgaccaagagttctggggtcttttagctcccagaactactataccctgaactaaaaggttctgtgccccccattgttgtctgcgtttcgaccgcagggccgaagccccgggtagattgtgcaaatcagcaACAGTTAGCCTGGtggcatggaagagactcagctcgcgCTGTTTTAGacggtgctatatttcatcacagatggatacACTGAATCAAAACGCGAGAGGAGTTAaacacgagtagcaaagacgtttcaacacagctttaaaatcctttttaactcaaaaggcTGTGGCAGAAATatgccggtgttttggtttaaacatcAACCCTGTTagctgccgactttcagcctgatgcatccctcataaacatctttagacgatcattaaatacttatagGATGAGGATATGGAATCTTAAAactcactctgtgtttcaacagctgtgtaaactccacaaacactgttacattcagctgaaggtctccagtttacagggtcacttttaaaaccataacaccgggagagacgcattcgcggtgggctgagagaagactattGATACAAGCTGCTacatcaagtgaatcacagcttcttcttttgaaaagtaagcacacacatacaaaaaatatagaacaaattaaagaaagagaaatcaagtgaatcacagatgtgtgtgatgttattgtggacgacggggggaataaacacactgcggttaatctaccaattagacacgttcagcattgcaggccctgccccccaaaagccctggggctttttgaaaagtactacccccctagcaggggctttttaggggggagattgtCTACCCCTGAAATAAATTTAGGCCCTAGTTCCACCgatcgaaacgcacatagtttcggggtaaagttcctccggttgaaatgcCTCTATAGTGTTTGTACAAAATGCTAATTTGCAACACTTGTCCCTAGAAGGGCTCATGGCAGAGTAAAACTAATAAAATGgttaaaaagaaagttaaaaaaggaaataaaaaagaaaaggtatgTATTTATAACAAAAT contains:
- the pafah1b2 gene encoding platelet-activating factor acetylhydrolase IB subunit beta isoform X2; protein product: MSGDALNPAAVAKPVDDVQGDGRWMSQHTRFVQECKDAEPDVLFVGDSMVQLMHQYEVWRELFSPLHALNFGIAGDTTCNVMWRLQNGELENIRPKVVVLWVGTNNYEHTAEQVAGGILAIAQMITSRLPKAKIIVLGLLPRGERPNPLREKNAAVNVYLRSWLPRLGQAQLLDVTGNFVHSDGTIIPQDMFDFLHLTSTGYRTIAKPLSDLLLQILEETPEERRASLV
- the pafah1b2 gene encoding platelet-activating factor acetylhydrolase IB subunit beta isoform X1, coding for MMSGDALNPAAVAKPVDDVQGDGRWMSQHTRFVQECKDAEPDVLFVGDSMVQLMHQYEVWRELFSPLHALNFGIAGDTTCNVMWRLQNGELENIRPKVVVLWVGTNNYEHTAEQVAGGILAIAQMITSRLPKAKIIVLGLLPRGERPNPLREKNAAVNVYLRSWLPRLGQAQLLDVTGNFVHSDGTIIPQDMFDFLHLTSTGYRTIAKPLSDLLLQILEETPEERRASLV